One Micromonospora sp. WMMD812 genomic window carries:
- a CDS encoding helix-turn-helix domain-containing protein has protein sequence MPSDTHDEPSCSIERSLQVLGERWTLLIIREIYLGRHRFAEIQSSLGIASNLLSTRLKTLVDAGVLRKRTYQEPGSRHRDSYHLTPAGQELQVILAALQQWGDHHCPRPSGPSALRRQRSTGRPVHVGFIADDDTHEVAASDVSLL, from the coding sequence ATGCCCAGCGACACGCATGACGAGCCGTCCTGCTCGATCGAGCGCAGCCTGCAGGTGTTGGGCGAGCGCTGGACGCTGCTGATCATCCGCGAGATCTACCTCGGAAGGCACCGCTTCGCCGAGATCCAGTCATCACTGGGCATCGCGTCAAACCTGCTCAGCACCCGGCTGAAGACACTGGTCGACGCGGGAGTCCTCCGCAAGCGGACGTACCAGGAGCCGGGCAGCCGGCACCGCGACAGCTACCACCTGACCCCGGCCGGCCAGGAGCTACAGGTGATCCTCGCCGCGCTTCAGCAGTGGGGCGATCACCACTGCCCCCGGCCCTCGGGCCCCTCGGCGCTGCGACGCCAACGGTCCACCGGACGGCCGGTCCACGTCGGCTTCATCGCCGACGACGACACCCACGAGGTCGCCGCCTCGGACGTCAGCCTGCTCTAG
- a CDS encoding cysteine hydrolase: MTETYDRRRTAVLLVDPYNDFISEGGQVWPRVEPVAKQIGLLDNLRAVIAAAREAGVRVVFVPHHRWERGDYETWGHLASGQRYQKQHHNFARGSWGGEFHPDFQPQAGDVVAQEHWGQSGFANTDLDFLLKQHGITHVAVIGLLADTCIESTGRYAMELGYHVTLVRDATAALTPEKLHAAHELNGPTYAHAIVSTHEIVAAFTDA, translated from the coding sequence GTGACTGAGACCTACGATCGCCGACGCACGGCGGTTCTGCTGGTTGATCCCTACAACGACTTCATCTCCGAGGGCGGCCAGGTCTGGCCGCGAGTGGAGCCGGTGGCGAAGCAGATCGGTCTGCTGGACAACCTGCGTGCCGTGATCGCCGCCGCCCGCGAGGCCGGCGTGCGAGTGGTGTTCGTGCCGCACCACCGGTGGGAGCGAGGCGACTACGAGACCTGGGGGCACCTGGCCTCCGGACAGCGGTACCAGAAGCAGCACCACAACTTCGCTCGAGGCTCCTGGGGCGGCGAGTTCCACCCCGACTTCCAGCCGCAGGCGGGTGACGTCGTCGCCCAGGAACACTGGGGGCAGAGCGGATTCGCCAATACCGACCTGGATTTCCTGCTCAAGCAGCACGGCATCACCCACGTCGCGGTCATCGGCCTGCTGGCCGACACCTGCATCGAGTCCACCGGCCGCTACGCCATGGAACTCGGCTACCACGTCACGCTGGTCCGCGACGCCACCGCGGCCCTCACCCCGGAGAAGTTGCACGCCGCACACGAGTTGAACGGCCCCACCTACGCCCACGCCATCGTCTCCACGCACGAGATCGTCGCCGCGTTCACCGACGCGTGA